A genomic region of Catalinimonas niigatensis contains the following coding sequences:
- a CDS encoding sensor histidine kinase has protein sequence MIYNRFEWALLVRIILLSASMLLCLYFIIYTERIASGIIISLLVVYQIYELYQYVLETNRKLTRFLEAVKYSDFTAGFNKDSRLGESFGDLNRMFNEVFDAFRKARAEKEENWQYLKTVVQHVNVGLLSYDETGKIELVNNTAKRFLKTNQLNKISDLARVNYDLYQIINQLPPGTKTLFKPSPDLHLSINATELRLRGSSYKLVSIQNILSELQQQEIEAWQNLTKVLRHEIMNSITPIASLAGTAIDIIQEDVICENGMVSFNEESYEDITMSLKTIENRSKGLVTFVEAYRNFTSIPQPDFERVQIDDIIKEVVQLIKAGVAKPHIKISMNFHPPHMIVRIDPKLIEMVLINVLKNAAEALEETESPTIIISVYTDHEQKVFIDITDNGSGIEPEALEKIFIPFYTTKNHGSGIGLSLSQRIMQMHHGNLTARSVVGVGTTFTLQL, from the coding sequence ATGATATATAACCGTTTTGAATGGGCATTGCTGGTAAGGATTATTCTCCTGTCAGCCAGCATGTTGCTTTGTTTGTATTTTATTATTTACACTGAAAGAATCGCCAGCGGCATCATCATTTCCTTACTGGTTGTGTATCAGATATATGAGTTGTATCAATATGTATTGGAGACTAACCGAAAGCTTACCCGCTTTCTGGAAGCGGTCAAGTATTCGGATTTTACCGCCGGATTCAATAAAGACAGCAGGCTGGGAGAAAGCTTTGGTGACCTGAACCGGATGTTTAATGAAGTATTTGATGCCTTTCGCAAAGCCCGGGCTGAAAAAGAAGAGAACTGGCAATACCTTAAAACGGTTGTCCAGCATGTCAATGTAGGTTTACTTTCCTATGATGAAACCGGAAAAATTGAGCTGGTTAATAATACGGCTAAAAGATTTCTTAAGACAAACCAATTAAATAAAATAAGTGATCTTGCCAGGGTCAATTATGATCTTTACCAGATCATCAACCAATTGCCCCCCGGTACCAAAACACTTTTTAAGCCTAGTCCCGACCTTCATTTGTCCATCAATGCAACAGAACTCAGGCTGAGAGGAAGCTCCTATAAACTGGTATCCATACAAAATATCCTCTCTGAATTGCAGCAGCAAGAGATTGAAGCCTGGCAAAACCTGACCAAAGTTCTGCGCCATGAAATCATGAATTCCATCACGCCTATTGCCTCTTTAGCAGGTACTGCCATTGACATTATTCAGGAGGATGTGATCTGCGAAAATGGGATGGTTTCTTTCAACGAAGAATCCTATGAGGACATCACGATGAGCTTGAAAACCATAGAAAACAGAAGCAAAGGCTTGGTCACGTTTGTGGAAGCTTACCGGAATTTTACCAGCATACCTCAGCCTGATTTTGAAAGAGTACAAATAGACGATATCATTAAAGAGGTGGTGCAACTAATCAAAGCCGGCGTAGCAAAACCACATATCAAAATAAGTATGAATTTTCATCCTCCCCACATGATTGTCAGGATTGATCCCAAGCTTATTGAAATGGTATTGATTAATGTATTGAAAAACGCTGCTGAAGCCCTGGAAGAAACAGAATCACCCACTATTATCATCTCAGTATACACTGATCATGAACAAAAAGTATTCATTGATATTACTGATAACGGATCAGGAATAGAGCCGGAAGCCCTTGAGAAAATATTTATTCCTTTTTACACTACCAAAAACCATGGGTCCGGTATAGGTTTAAGCCTTTCCCAAAGGATCATGCAGATGCATCATGGGAACCTCACTGCCAGATCAGTTGTAGGAGTCGGCACAACTTTTACTTTGCAGCTATAA
- a CDS encoding hotdog fold thioesterase, which produces MIDTNVSLKAINALCKGNMCEHLAIEITDVAQKSLMGRMPVDARTRQPMGLLHGGASVALAETLGSIASSLCIDQEKQFCVGLEVNANHLRAVKEGFVYGKAEAVHIGKKTHVWDIRISNEQQQLVCISRLTVAVIDK; this is translated from the coding sequence ATGATAGATACGAATGTGAGCCTTAAAGCGATTAACGCTCTGTGCAAAGGCAATATGTGTGAACATCTGGCTATAGAAATAACAGATGTAGCTCAGAAGAGTTTAATGGGTAGGATGCCGGTAGATGCCCGGACCAGACAACCGATGGGATTATTGCATGGAGGAGCATCCGTTGCACTGGCTGAAACACTGGGTAGCATTGCTTCTAGCCTGTGTATTGATCAGGAGAAACAATTTTGTGTAGGTTTGGAAGTAAATGCAAACCACCTGAGAGCTGTGAAAGAAGGTTTTGTGTATGGAAAAGCAGAGGCTGTTCATATCGGAAAAAAAACACATGTGTGGGATATACGTATTTCTAATGAACAACAACAATTGGTGTGCATTAGCCGTCTAACTGTGGCTGTAATAGACAAATAG
- a CDS encoding ABC transporter permease — translation MNLQIHPAHMLKNYFNTALRSLWRYKGYSVINLLGLVLGITSCILICLYVQSEMSYDRFHNQADQIYRIQNRFTPPFGNALYPHTVSALGPAIAQNSTEVKNFVRVTKFGGGFNNSLMVKIGDEFYKEENAYAADPAFFNIFSFPLLEGSPESVLKSPYNVVLSKSLALKFFGEGNALGKSIAFANHPNQDYKVSGIMADVPENTHMQFDLLISLSTIDALNPDAPQTQDEAWLNDGYYTYLLLENQDAVADIEESIRVLSDKHVDEQEISRFNASLMPLTDIYLHSNGLNEMKANGSMTRVYIFIAVAIFILLIAIINYMNLATARSARRAREVGMRKALGAFRRQLIFQFLSESLLTTFFATLVSLFLAYLFLPAFNNLAGKNIELDLFNNPLPLSLLSGILLFVGLASGSYPAFFLSSFRPVDVLKGELTAGMKSSPLLRKGLVIFQFAVSIVLIICTWIVYSQLDFLQNKDLGYDKEHIVVLTNTDNAVTERMNAFRAELMKNANISNVGASFSVPGGLRPIIAVKTDEMNETEREAMACINVNFEYIPTFDIELIEGRNFDPNISTDSTQAVILNQEGVKQLGITGNPIGQVVSVANFDGGYDEKTVIGVIGNINFEPLYRKTEGAFLAPLFPAYNYVFIKISPENRQNTIAHIEQTWKTFVPEQAFDFSFLNDELNRLYAAEEKMSTLVTYFSALAIIVACLGLFGLASFATDQRRKEIGVRKVLGASNRSIVLMFYKEYLQIILVSNLIAWPLAYYLARQWMGNFVFNTGIHWFIFLMGGGIVLVIALLTVGSKAAAAALSNPVNALRSE, via the coding sequence TTGAATTTACAAATTCATCCTGCCCATATGCTCAAAAACTACTTTAACACTGCCCTAAGAAGTCTTTGGCGCTACAAAGGTTATTCTGTTATCAACCTTTTAGGATTAGTCCTTGGCATCACTTCCTGCATCCTGATTTGTCTGTACGTACAATCCGAAATGAGCTACGACCGCTTTCATAACCAGGCAGACCAAATATACAGGATACAAAACCGTTTTACTCCTCCATTTGGAAATGCACTGTACCCACATACTGTATCAGCGCTGGGACCTGCTATAGCGCAAAATTCAACGGAGGTGAAAAACTTTGTACGCGTCACCAAATTTGGGGGTGGCTTTAATAATAGTTTGATGGTCAAGATTGGAGACGAATTTTATAAAGAAGAAAACGCATATGCGGCTGATCCTGCTTTCTTCAACATTTTTTCATTTCCCCTGCTGGAAGGAAGTCCTGAAAGCGTACTCAAATCTCCCTATAATGTGGTGTTGAGCAAAAGTTTGGCACTCAAGTTTTTCGGAGAAGGAAACGCATTAGGTAAAAGTATAGCTTTCGCTAATCATCCTAATCAGGATTATAAAGTAAGCGGCATTATGGCAGATGTGCCCGAAAACACCCACATGCAATTTGATCTGTTGATATCACTTTCTACCATTGATGCTCTTAATCCTGATGCGCCCCAAACGCAGGATGAAGCCTGGCTGAACGATGGCTATTATACGTATCTTTTGCTGGAAAATCAGGACGCTGTTGCTGATATAGAAGAAAGCATACGGGTATTGTCCGATAAACATGTTGATGAACAGGAAATATCCAGGTTCAATGCGAGTTTGATGCCTTTGACTGATATTTACCTGCATTCCAATGGTCTGAATGAAATGAAGGCCAACGGAAGTATGACTCGGGTTTATATTTTCATCGCTGTGGCTATTTTTATTCTCCTTATTGCCATCATCAACTATATGAATCTGGCGACTGCCCGTTCGGCACGTAGAGCACGAGAAGTGGGCATGAGAAAAGCTTTGGGTGCGTTTCGCAGGCAACTCATCTTTCAGTTCTTGAGTGAATCTTTGCTTACCACATTTTTTGCTACGCTTGTTTCTTTATTCCTTGCCTATTTGTTCTTGCCGGCATTCAACAATTTGGCCGGAAAAAACATTGAACTTGATCTGTTCAACAACCCATTACCATTAAGCTTATTGTCAGGAATCCTTCTTTTTGTGGGCCTGGCTTCCGGCAGCTATCCCGCATTTTTCCTCTCTTCTTTTCGTCCGGTAGATGTGCTTAAAGGCGAGCTTACCGCTGGAATGAAAAGCTCGCCACTACTACGTAAGGGACTGGTCATTTTTCAGTTTGCCGTCTCCATTGTCCTGATCATCTGCACCTGGATTGTCTATAGTCAGTTGGATTTCCTCCAAAACAAAGACCTGGGCTATGATAAGGAACACATTGTGGTATTGACCAATACGGATAATGCGGTAACAGAAAGGATGAATGCATTCCGTGCTGAATTGATGAAGAACGCAAACATAAGTAATGTTGGTGCTTCTTTTAGCGTTCCGGGAGGCTTACGGCCTATTATTGCTGTAAAAACTGATGAGATGAATGAAACTGAGCGGGAAGCCATGGCCTGTATCAATGTCAATTTTGAATACATTCCTACTTTTGATATTGAACTCATAGAAGGAAGGAACTTTGATCCTAATATAAGTACGGATTCTACCCAGGCAGTGATCCTTAATCAGGAAGGTGTAAAGCAGCTAGGAATCACCGGAAATCCGATTGGTCAGGTAGTAAGCGTAGCTAATTTTGATGGTGGATATGATGAAAAAACGGTGATCGGAGTGATTGGAAATATCAACTTTGAACCCCTGTACCGAAAAACAGAAGGTGCTTTCTTAGCGCCATTGTTTCCCGCTTACAACTACGTTTTTATCAAAATCAGCCCTGAGAATAGGCAAAATACCATAGCTCATATTGAACAGACCTGGAAGACTTTTGTACCAGAGCAAGCCTTTGACTTCAGCTTCCTGAACGATGAGTTGAATAGATTATATGCAGCAGAAGAGAAAATGAGTACATTGGTTACCTATTTTTCTGCACTGGCCATTATCGTTGCCTGTTTAGGATTATTCGGACTTGCCTCTTTTGCTACAGATCAGCGAAGAAAAGAGATCGGTGTACGTAAGGTGCTGGGCGCCAGTAACCGCAGCATTGTGCTGATGTTTTATAAAGAATATTTACAGATAATTCTGGTCTCCAACCTGATTGCCTGGCCCCTCGCCTATTACCTTGCCCGACAATGGATGGGTAATTTTGTGTTTAATACCGGTATCCATTGGTTCATTTTTTTGATGGGCGGAGGTATCGTATTGGTCATTGCCTTATTAACAGTAGGTAGTAAAGCAGCAGCAGCAGCACTTTCCAACCCCGTCAATGCACTGCGTAGTGAATAA
- a CDS encoding ABC transporter ATP-binding protein, producing the protein MLKLIDVDKYVESRFKKTFILKGIDLEVKEGEFITIMGPSGAGKSTLLNIIGLLDPPSAGEYFLLDQPVHKLKERHRSELQKHTIGYVFQAYHLIDELTVFENIETPLLYQNMKGKERKARVAELLDRFQMVAKKDLFPEQLSGGQQQLVGVARAIAGRPKLLLADEPTGNLHSGQGREVMALFKQLNKEGMTIIQVTHSEENAQFSDRIIQIVDGALESDEKIKKEQEA; encoded by the coding sequence ATGTTAAAGCTCATTGATGTAGACAAATACGTAGAGTCAAGATTTAAGAAAACTTTCATTTTGAAAGGTATAGACTTGGAGGTGAAAGAAGGGGAATTTATTACCATAATGGGCCCAAGCGGCGCAGGTAAATCTACCCTTTTAAATATTATAGGTTTGCTTGACCCACCTTCAGCAGGCGAATACTTCTTATTAGACCAGCCAGTACATAAACTTAAAGAAAGACATAGAAGTGAGCTGCAAAAGCATACCATAGGGTATGTATTCCAGGCTTATCACCTTATAGATGAGTTGACTGTTTTTGAAAACATTGAAACACCTCTCTTATATCAAAATATGAAAGGGAAAGAACGTAAAGCCAGGGTTGCCGAACTGTTGGATAGATTCCAGATGGTTGCCAAAAAAGATTTGTTTCCCGAGCAACTCTCCGGTGGACAGCAGCAATTGGTTGGCGTAGCCCGTGCCATTGCTGGCAGACCAAAACTGCTGCTTGCCGATGAGCCTACAGGTAACCTTCATTCCGGACAGGGCAGAGAGGTGATGGCACTATTTAAACAACTCAATAAAGAAGGTATGACCATCATTCAGGTGACCCACTCCGAAGAAAACGCACAATTCAGTGACCGCATTATACAGATTGTGGATGGCGCGCTGGAGAGTGATGAAAAGATTAAAAAAGAACAAGAAGCATAA
- a CDS encoding arsenate reductase family protein, with protein sequence MEFNPREITLIYNFDKQGDREAVAYAKQIAQHVNEIDISKNPLTESQLAQLVTKLGVSMEKLIDVKSDVYKEEYEGKNMEDAEWLGVLKRNPNLMKTPIGILGEKSIIADLPSHILSLDDGQGFDQNRKT encoded by the coding sequence ATGGAATTTAACCCTAGAGAGATCACTCTCATTTATAATTTTGACAAACAGGGCGATCGTGAGGCGGTTGCTTATGCCAAACAAATTGCGCAACATGTCAATGAAATAGACATATCTAAAAATCCCCTTACCGAAAGTCAGCTGGCACAGCTGGTGACTAAACTCGGCGTGAGTATGGAAAAACTAATTGATGTGAAATCTGACGTATACAAAGAAGAATACGAAGGAAAAAACATGGAAGATGCAGAGTGGTTGGGAGTATTAAAACGTAATCCAAACCTGATGAAAACGCCTATTGGCATCTTGGGTGAAAAATCTATCATCGCCGATTTGCCTAGTCATATCCTCAGCCTGGATGACGGACAAGGATTTGATCAGAACAGAAAGACTTGA
- a CDS encoding chorismate-binding protein, which translates to MEEAINKVQSSCVKTKDIHALFLETAQKYHYPVAAWSLPFDDTQHIIMDISGEVKQVEIDLENMSPGFMVSPFGNDYGKEEALANYIYADLHYDSRTENIHVSANKNRELGNAESLKEELIHRLQEGLYLDHPLYFTNNVSSDNQEMSHDDFVKLIDLAKEQITQQRFKKVVPSRCQYVQLPENFNLAATFQRMCDMYPHAFVSAIALPGLGSWLGASPEILVKTFMQNGNRIFKTMALAGTQKLDETAGIKNAAWRGKEIEEQAMVSRYIINCFKKIRLREFDEDGPHTVAAGNLLHLCTDLTVNMDQVNFPELGSVMLKLLHPTSAVCGLPKEPALEFIQENEHYDRALFAGFLGPVNINEQVNIFVNLRCMQLVGKRALIYAGAGVTADSDAEKEWQETSLKMQTLQKVLF; encoded by the coding sequence ATGGAAGAAGCAATTAATAAAGTACAGTCCTCATGTGTTAAAACTAAAGATATTCATGCTCTTTTTCTTGAAACAGCTCAAAAATATCATTATCCGGTAGCTGCCTGGAGCCTTCCATTTGATGATACTCAGCATATTATCATGGACATATCGGGAGAAGTAAAACAGGTAGAGATTGATCTGGAAAATATGTCCCCTGGATTTATGGTCAGTCCTTTTGGCAATGATTATGGCAAAGAAGAGGCACTTGCCAATTATATCTATGCCGATTTACATTACGATAGCCGTACAGAAAATATTCATGTTTCGGCTAACAAAAATAGAGAACTTGGGAATGCCGAAAGTCTAAAGGAAGAGTTGATTCATCGTTTACAAGAAGGTCTTTATCTTGACCATCCGCTTTATTTTACCAATAATGTTTCTTCTGATAACCAGGAGATGAGCCATGATGATTTTGTGAAACTCATTGATTTGGCAAAGGAGCAGATAACGCAGCAACGTTTCAAAAAAGTAGTGCCATCCCGCTGTCAGTATGTTCAACTTCCTGAAAATTTTAATTTGGCGGCTACCTTTCAGCGAATGTGTGACATGTATCCTCATGCTTTTGTTTCAGCCATTGCTTTGCCGGGATTGGGCTCATGGTTAGGCGCTTCACCGGAGATTCTGGTGAAAACATTTATGCAGAATGGAAACAGGATTTTTAAAACAATGGCATTGGCAGGTACGCAAAAACTGGATGAAACAGCGGGCATCAAAAATGCGGCATGGAGAGGAAAGGAGATTGAAGAGCAAGCGATGGTGAGCCGTTACATTATCAATTGCTTTAAAAAGATCCGTCTTAGAGAGTTCGATGAAGATGGTCCTCATACGGTCGCTGCCGGAAATCTACTCCACCTATGTACTGACCTTACAGTAAATATGGATCAGGTCAATTTCCCTGAACTGGGATCAGTTATGCTGAAGTTGCTGCATCCTACTTCCGCAGTATGTGGCTTGCCCAAAGAACCTGCATTAGAGTTTATACAAGAAAATGAACATTATGATAGGGCCCTTTTTGCCGGTTTTTTAGGACCGGTCAATATCAACGAACAAGTGAATATTTTTGTCAATTTAAGATGTATGCAATTGGTAGGCAAAAGAGCTTTAATCTATGCCGGTGCTGGAGTGACTGCCGATTCTGATGCCGAGAAAGAATGGCAGGAGACATCTTTAAAAATGCAAACCCTGCAAAAGGTATTGTTTTAG
- a CDS encoding histidine phosphatase family protein: MMQNKKIYLIRHGQTEYNRKGIVQGSGIDAPLNETGRIQAKAFYDTYKEVPFQHIYTSVLQRSIQSVEHFLEWGKPHTKLSGLNEINWGEKEGKVANAEDSEYYASVIKSWVKGDLDRAIEGGESPNMVMERQKPALHKIISNPDEHTVLVCMHGRAMRIFLCLMLGYDLKRMDEFGHANLCLYLIEYSYAHKKFEIKLANEQSHLPELPSFAEEDKKP; encoded by the coding sequence ATGATGCAAAACAAGAAAATTTATTTAATAAGACACGGACAAACTGAATATAATAGAAAAGGAATAGTACAGGGAAGTGGAATAGATGCACCACTAAATGAGACCGGACGTATACAAGCCAAAGCTTTTTATGATACATACAAAGAGGTTCCTTTCCAGCACATTTATACGTCAGTGCTCCAGAGAAGTATACAATCTGTTGAACACTTTTTGGAGTGGGGTAAACCTCATACCAAATTATCCGGACTCAACGAGATCAACTGGGGCGAGAAAGAAGGTAAGGTAGCCAATGCTGAAGACAGTGAATATTATGCATCGGTCATCAAATCCTGGGTAAAAGGTGACCTGGATCGTGCCATAGAAGGCGGCGAAAGTCCGAATATGGTGATGGAAAGACAGAAACCTGCTTTACACAAAATCATCTCCAATCCTGATGAGCATACGGTACTGGTATGCATGCACGGGCGCGCCATGCGTATTTTTTTATGTCTCATGTTAGGGTATGATCTGAAGAGAATGGATGAATTCGGACATGCTAATCTTTGCCTTTACTTAATTGAATACAGTTATGCTCATAAAAAATTTGAAATAAAATTAGCCAACGAACAATCCCATCTACCCGAATTGCCATCGTTTGCTGAAGAAGACAAAAAACCTTAA
- a CDS encoding sigma-54-dependent transcriptional regulator: MSRRINKSGKILIIDDNEDVLQAAKIFLKRHFLQVDTDKNPGAIPALISNEQYDVILLDMNFTKDVSSGKEGFFWLDQILERDPSTVVIMITAYGDVDMAVRAIKEGATDFVLKPWNNEKLLATVLAAMRLRESRHEAHQLRSQQEIMNEDINSKFKDIIGSSSSMMKVFETIEQVASTDANVLILGENGTGKEVIARAIHRRSKRADKVFINVDLGAVTETLFESELFGHVKGAFTDAKQDRVGRFEAASGGSLFLDEIGNLSMPLQAKMLTALQNKKITPVGTNKLIDVDVRFIFATNMPLYDMVKKNEFRQDLLYRINTIEIHLPSLRDRLDDLEPLAMHFLSMYTKKYNKPIHSISPSAIKRMQKYHWPGNIRELQHSVERAVILTGKPTLQPEDFFFNADNNKSAEGQEELHIEKYDLEEVEKLLIRKVLKKHNGNISKAAGDLGLTRASLYRRLEKYDI; the protein is encoded by the coding sequence ATGAGCAGAAGAATTAATAAATCAGGTAAAATACTCATTATTGACGATAATGAAGATGTACTGCAAGCAGCCAAAATATTTCTGAAAAGACATTTCTTGCAAGTAGACACGGATAAGAATCCAGGTGCGATCCCTGCTTTGATCAGCAACGAGCAATATGATGTAATTCTGCTGGATATGAACTTTACCAAAGATGTCAGCAGTGGAAAAGAGGGTTTTTTCTGGCTGGACCAGATTCTTGAAAGAGATCCTTCTACCGTCGTGATTATGATTACCGCTTACGGCGATGTGGATATGGCGGTGAGGGCGATCAAAGAAGGGGCTACCGATTTTGTGCTGAAACCCTGGAACAATGAAAAGCTACTGGCTACTGTGCTGGCAGCCATGCGTCTGAGGGAGTCCCGGCATGAGGCGCATCAACTCAGGTCTCAGCAGGAAATCATGAACGAGGATATCAATTCCAAGTTCAAAGATATTATCGGGAGCAGCTCATCTATGATGAAAGTTTTTGAAACTATTGAACAGGTAGCCAGCACCGATGCCAATGTCCTGATCCTGGGTGAAAATGGAACCGGTAAAGAAGTTATTGCCCGGGCAATCCACCGTCGCTCAAAGCGAGCTGATAAAGTGTTTATCAATGTGGATTTAGGAGCCGTAACCGAGACTTTATTTGAGAGTGAACTCTTTGGCCATGTGAAAGGCGCATTTACCGATGCAAAACAAGACCGTGTTGGTCGTTTTGAAGCTGCATCAGGAGGAAGCCTGTTTTTGGATGAGATAGGAAATCTCTCTATGCCTCTGCAAGCCAAGATGCTGACTGCACTTCAGAATAAAAAAATTACTCCGGTAGGTACCAACAAATTAATTGATGTTGATGTACGTTTCATTTTCGCTACCAACATGCCACTTTATGATATGGTAAAGAAAAATGAATTCCGTCAGGATTTGCTTTACCGCATCAATACCATAGAAATCCACCTTCCTTCCCTTAGGGATCGCCTGGATGATCTGGAACCTTTGGCTATGCACTTTCTTAGCATGTATACCAAAAAATACAATAAGCCTATTCATTCCATCAGCCCCAGTGCCATCAAACGTATGCAAAAATATCACTGGCCTGGTAACATCCGTGAATTACAGCATTCTGTAGAGAGAGCCGTCATTCTGACCGGTAAACCTACTTTACAGCCGGAAGACTTCTTTTTTAATGCCGACAATAACAAGTCAGCCGAGGGCCAGGAGGAATTACACATTGAAAAGTATGATTTGGAAGAAGTAGAAAAATTGCTGATCAGGAAAGTCTTAAAGAAGCATAATGGAAATATCTCAAAAGCAGCAGGAGATTTAGGACTCACCAGAGCATCTCTTTACAGGAGGCTAGAAAAATATGATATATAA
- a CDS encoding TolC family protein, with product MAQDENLQLTYEEAVNIALRENIQIKQQENILETSRAERAQAYAQFLPSVNARATFQRQIGRVPDPNTFRLIDATSDFVNMGLEASYNIFNGFANINQLRYANKATEAQFYQINSTKQEVIFNVSQQYLQVLLNQELLRIARSNLEQQNELAESIKIFVEAGTRNIADQYNQEAEAKRAALTVVESENQLTVSKVKLIRILQIDPFKSWQFAEPSIETESLLNEDFDMASIYNSAIGNRPDLSAQQLTVEANQYQLRFSKSNYFPSLTFGYSYGTRYSSNDDAFTFNEQITQANLTHFFSLGLFIPIFQNLQNRTLVQRSKQLLSNSMLDLEDLERNIFEQVQTAIADYETAQERIVAAESQVRAAEKALEAEKERFRLGVGNVLDLNRVNAAYVEALSTKAQADYQIIFQKTALDYYQGTLQKNSSGL from the coding sequence ATGGCTCAGGATGAAAACCTGCAGCTCACCTACGAAGAGGCGGTGAATATTGCTTTGAGAGAAAATATCCAGATTAAGCAGCAGGAAAATATACTGGAAACCAGCAGAGCAGAACGTGCCCAAGCTTATGCACAATTTCTTCCCAGTGTGAACGCCCGAGCTACATTTCAACGTCAGATCGGGCGTGTTCCAGATCCTAATACGTTTAGGCTTATTGATGCTACAAGTGATTTTGTAAATATGGGATTAGAGGCATCTTATAACATTTTTAACGGTTTTGCTAATATCAACCAGTTAAGATATGCTAACAAAGCCACTGAAGCCCAGTTTTATCAAATTAACAGCACTAAACAAGAGGTGATTTTTAATGTCTCTCAACAATACCTTCAGGTATTGTTAAATCAAGAACTGTTAAGAATTGCCCGATCGAATCTGGAACAACAAAATGAATTGGCAGAAAGCATTAAGATTTTTGTAGAGGCAGGTACACGAAATATTGCTGACCAATACAATCAGGAAGCTGAAGCAAAAAGGGCTGCATTGACTGTAGTAGAAAGTGAAAATCAATTGACAGTAAGCAAGGTAAAACTGATTAGGATATTACAAATAGATCCTTTTAAATCATGGCAATTCGCCGAACCCTCTATTGAGACAGAGTCACTGTTAAATGAAGACTTTGACATGGCAAGCATTTATAATTCAGCCATAGGGAATAGACCTGATTTATCCGCTCAGCAATTAACAGTTGAGGCAAATCAGTATCAATTAAGATTTTCCAAATCTAATTATTTTCCAAGCTTGACTTTTGGCTATAGCTATGGGACAAGGTATTCTTCCAATGATGATGCTTTTACCTTTAATGAGCAAATCACGCAGGCTAACCTTACTCACTTCTTTTCTCTGGGTTTGTTTATCCCTATTTTTCAAAACCTACAAAACAGAACATTGGTACAACGCAGTAAGCAATTGTTGAGCAATTCCATGCTGGACCTGGAAGACCTGGAGAGAAATATTTTTGAACAGGTACAGACCGCTATCGCTGATTACGAAACAGCCCAGGAAAGAATCGTAGCTGCGGAGTCGCAGGTGAGAGCTGCTGAGAAAGCACTGGAAGCTGAAAAAGAAAGGTTTCGCCTAGGGGTTGGCAATGTATTGGATCTTAACCGGGTCAATGCTGCCTATGTAGAAGCATTATCTACCAAAGCACAGGCCGACTACCAAATTATTTTCCAGAAAACGGCACTGGATTATTATCAGGGTACACTCCAAAAAAACTCATCAGGTTTATAA
- a CDS encoding lipoprotein — protein sequence MMKKITIVFVSVVLLSGCYAHICPTYSVNPEKNEIQKNNQVKIEKKQMEKTS from the coding sequence ATGATGAAGAAAATCACGATAGTTTTTGTTTCAGTAGTACTTCTAAGTGGTTGTTATGCTCATATATGTCCCACTTATTCAGTAAATCCTGAAAAAAATGAAATTCAAAAGAATAATCAGGTAAAGATTGAGAAAAAACAGATGGAGAAGACTTCCTGA